In Chitinophaga oryzae, the sequence AACTGTACCTGGTCAGTAAGGCGTTACAACTCCGGAATGCCCACGCCTCCCTCTTTATCCACGGGGAATATATTCCATTGACCAGTGGCGAACGGAACAACCAGATCGCTTATGCCCGTAAATACCGGCAGGACTGGTGCATTGTAGTGGCGCCTTTGCTGTCCGCTCAATCCGGCAAACACGATCTGACACCGTTGACGCTGCCGGCCGGTGCGCCCCTCAAATGGAAAAATGTTTTTACCGGTGAACTCCTGACCGCGCAAAACGGACAATTGCCCTTGCCAAATACACAACATTGCCCGGTGGTACTGCTTTCCCCGGCGCCCGATCATAAGTTTCACCGCTGAAGGGAATATTTTTTTAATATTGTTTTAAAATTTGAACAGTGTTCAATATTTTTGTGCCATCAAAAAATTAACGGACGGCTGCAATATTTCGGGAGGCAGTTCGTCTTACTTTAGTATTGACTTTATATGTTTAAGTTTTTAAGTTTGTATGATCGCTGACCATGCACCTCATACTTTAATCACCGCCCAATTATATGAAACAACCTTCCGGAAAGGAGAAAAAACCCTCAGGTATCTTTGGATTGTTACGGCCATACAAAGGTTTGATAACCCTGCTGGTGTTGTTTGCCCTCATGGGCAACAGCCTGAATCTGTGGCTGCCTAAAATTATAGGGCAGGGGATCGACGATTTCTCCCACGGCCACTTCGTCTATGAGCCCCTGATCGTTAAGTTTGGGCTGGCCGCCTTACTGATCTTCATCTTCACCTATCTGCAAAACATCATTCAGACGTACGCGTCTGAAAAGGTGGCTAAAAACCTGCGCGAACAACTGGCGGAAAAAATATCCCGCCAGAGTTATGCCTGGATGGAACAGTCCAACCCATCCCGCCTGTTGACCAACCTCACGGCAGATGTGGACTCCATTAAACTGTTCGTGTCGCAGGCAATCGTATCGCTGGTCTCGTCTGTCTTCATCATTATCGGCGCCAGTATCCTGCTGCTGACTATCGACTGGAAGCTGGCATTGGTGGTGATCGCTGCCATCCCCATCATGGGCACCGCATTTTTCTTCGTGCTGAAGAAAGTAAGAACGTTGTTCATGAAAAGCCGTGAAATCATGGACCGTCTCAATAAAGTGATCAACGAAAGCATCCTGGGCGCAGCACTCATCAATGTAGTGAACGCACAGCAACGGGAGTACGAAAAATTCCTCGATGCCAACGGGAAAGCGCTGGATTTTGGCCTGTCTATCCTGAAGCTGTTCGCCGGCCTGATCCCGGTGATCGTTTTTACGGCCAATATGACCGGGCTGGCGATACTCGCCCTGGGCGGCCGTTTCGTGATCGACGGCAGCATGACCATCGGTGACTTCGCGGCGTTCAACAGCTACCTGACGCTGCTGATATTTCCTATCCTCGTCATCGGGTTTATGAGCAACGTTATTGCGCAGGCAACGGCTTCCTACCAGCGTATCAGCGGCGTGCTGCATTCCCCGGACATGCTGGAAACAGGTACCCTCGTTAAAAATCTGGAAGGCGACATCACCTGCGAGCATGTATCGCTCAGCTACGGCGAAAAACCTGTCCTGAAAGATATTTCCTTCTCCGTGAAAGCAGGGTCCAAAACAGCGATCATCGGTCCTACGGCCGCCGGCAAAACACAGCTGCTCTACCTGCTGATGCGCCTGATCAAACCCGATGAAGGCGCCATCAGGATAGACGGAGAAGACATAGCCGCCTATGAAAGCGAATCCTTTCACCAGCAGGTAGGCTTCGTATTCCAGGACAGCGTAGTCTTCAACATGAGCGTCCGCGAAAATATCGCATTCAGCGACGTCGTTACTGATGCCTCACTGGAAAAAGCTATTACCACCGCGGAGGTGAAAGAGTTCACCGACCAGCTGCCGGAAAAACTCAGCACTACCGTTTCCGAACGGGGCACCAGCCTCTCTGGTGGCCAGAAACAGCGCCTTATGCTGGCCCGCGCCCTGGCGCTGAACCCTAAAATATTGCTGCTGGACGATTTCACCGCCCGTGTGGACACCCGCACGGAACGAAAAATCCTGGCCAATGTGCACCGCAATTACCCGGACCTGACGCTGGTGTCTGTAACCCAGAAAATAGGCGCCGTTACCCATTATGATCAGATCATCCTGCTGATGCAGGGCGAAATGATTGCGGCGGGCACCCATGAAGAACTCATGGAAAAGAGCCCGGACTATGTACAGATTTTTAACTCCCAGCAAAGCACCAGCAATTATGAATTACAATCTTAATAAACCCGCTACGGCCAAAGGCGTGTCCAACTACGTGGCTTTCAAAGGCTTGTTGCGGCTCATTTCGCACGAAAAAAGCAGGCTTGCGGTAGCTTTACTGGCAACCATCGGCACCTCGGGCCTGAACCTGCTGGGGCCCCTGCTCACGGCCTATGCGATCGATACTTATGTGATGCACAAACAGTATCACGGCGTGCTGGTATACTCCGGCATCCTGCTGGCCGTGTACCTGGCGTCCTTTGGCATTAACTACCTGCAGACAAAGCTCATGGGCACGGTAGGGCAACGGACGCTTTATACCCTGCGCAATGCTGTCTTCCACAAACTGCAACAGCTGCCGGTGGCTTTCTTTAACCAGAACAAAGCCGGAGATCTGATATCCCGCGTTAACAACGACACGGACAAACTCAACCAGTTCTTCTCCCAATCGCTGATGCAGTTTGTCGGAAGCATCATCTCCATGACCGGCGCCGGCATTTTCCTGTTCTCCCTGAACGTAAAACTGGGAGCGGTGGCGCTGATACCCGCTTTGCTGTCGTTGATATTCACGCGGTTGTTGTCGCCGTGGGTAAAAAAGAAAAATGCAGCGAACCTGAAAACGGTCGGCGGACTGAGTGCGGAAATCCAGGAAAGCCTCAGCAACTTCAAAGTAGTAGTGGCTTTCGGCAGACGGGATTATTTCATGCAGCGTTTCAATGAAGCCAATCAGAAAAACTATACATCGGCAACGGCCATGGGCATCGCCAACAACGTATTCATGCCGTTTTACAGCCTGATGGCCAGCCTCGCGCAACTGATGATACTGGCCTATGGCGTATACCTGATCAGCACCGGTTCATTCACGATAGGACTGCTGGTCAGCTACATCGCTTATGCGAATTACTTCTATAGCCCCCTGCGCCAGCTGGCGGCGTTATGGGCCAACTTCCAGACGGCAATGGCAGGGTGGGAGCGTATTTCGGAAATACTGGTGCTGGAAAGCAATATGGGCACCATCGAAGCGCACGCAAGACAGGAAGGCGCACCGCTGCTGGAAATGAAGCAGGTGCATTTCGGGTACACCGAAGACCGCGAAATCCTTCATAACATCAACCTTCGCCTGGAACAGGGTAAAACCTATGCACTGGTAGGGCCTACCGGCGGCGGTAAAACCACTACCGCGTCGCTCATCGCCCGCCTTTACGATCCGGTGAAAGGCAGCGTACTGCTGGACGGAAAAGATATCCGCTCCTATAACGCCGCGGAACGTACGCGCCGCATCGGTTTCATCCTGCAGGACCCCATCCTGTTCACCGGCACGGTCAGGGAAAATATCCTGTATGGCAACGAGGAATACGAAAATTACACCAACGAACAGCTGGAGGAAGTGCTCCGTGCTGCCAGCCTGGAAAAGCTTCTGGACCTGTTTGAAAAAGGACTGGAAACCCCGGTGCAGTCAGCCGGAGAGGGCGTCAGCCTGGGACAGAAACAGCTGATCGCCTTTATGCGGGCAGTACTGCGTAAGCCCGACCTGCTGATACTGGACGAGGCCACGGCCAATATCGACACCGTGACGGAAAAGCTGCTGGGCGAAATACTCGACAAGCTGCCCGTCACCACTACCCGCGTGATCATTGCGCACCGGTTGAACACCATCGAAAACGCCGATGAGATCTTTTTCGTAAATGACGGCGCCGTTACCAGCGCAGGGTCTTTCCACCAGGTGGTAGATCAGCTGATGCACGGCAGCAAACATTGATTCGTATATACTTTACCGTTTATCGTTTCAGCAGTCAGGCCAGGGGCCTGACTGCTTTTTTTGTGATATGTTTGTAATATGATTTTCGCCCTTATCCGTCTCCTGATAAGTTTATAATCTCCGGCATCCCTGCGACTGCGCACTTCTCCTGCACCGTGGTCAGGAAGATGCCGGCAGGCGGGCGATAAGCCCCAGCCGCCGCGAATGGGCAATCGCTTCTTCACTGTGCCTGAAATAACAACAGGCGATGCCCAATGCTTCCAGTTTACGGACGACCGCCAGCACGGCCGGTTTCTTTTCATCGGAGAGATGCCGCAGGTACACGCTGATGATCCGTTGGGGAAAATGGCGGGCGATAGCTTCGTAGATATAGGGGTCTTGCTGGGTGTCATCTCCCAGCAGCACAAAAGGCATATGGGGATAGCTTTCCAGGATACGGGCGATGCGGGTGAATTTGGTGTGATGTTTTCCGCCTCCGGTCTTTAATAGTTGGGAAAATCGCTTCAGCTGACTGAGCAGGTATACGCCTTGTGGCAGCTGCCATTCATCCGCAAATTCGCGGATGTAGTCATACAGGTTCCATTCGCTGCTGGACACGTAGAAGAATGGATTGGGGATAGCCGGCGGGGTATGGCCGTGACTGAGCAATTGGTAATGATGCACAGCTCCTTCGAATGGCTTTCTGTTGCGGGGATTATTGGTAAGCATTACCACCAGTTTTTTTAACAAGCGTTCAGAGTGGGAGATCAGAAAAGTGTCGTCAATATCTGAAATACAGCCAAATTGTGTATGGTGCGGGATATATATCACACCATTTCCCTCCGCCATCGTGTTATCGTTTTGTATATGCGTTACCGTTACCGGATGCCAGCCTGCGGGGCTGGGATATTGCGGTTTCCATTGAAAGTGGAAAAAACCGTCATCTGTTGTTTTCGTATGGATCGTCTGCCCCTGCCACTGTAATTGGACGGGCGCCAGCGGTTTGGGTTGTACCAGAAAGCGACGAAGCATGGACCAGATATTGCCCGGTAGGCGGTAACGGAAACGTACTTCGGGTACGGGGCTTCGTACGAGCACATGTCCGAATACCTGTAACTCGCCGGTATGCCCGTATCCGTGATAGACTTTTACAACAGTGCCGGTATTGATGCCGATGCGCGCCCACCATCGTCGGGAGCGGCTTTCTTTTGCGGCGTCATATTTGCGTTTGCCGGAAGGATGCATATCATATTACTGAAATGGATAAGAAATTAAGATTATTATTTGTCATCAACCCTGCTTCGGGTGCTGCCCGGAAAGTTGCTCCGCAAGAAGCAGTCCAACGTTTTCTCGCCCGTCATCCGGATGTCAATGGGGAGTTGCTGCTGCTGACCGGCGATTTTGCCGGCAATGAAGCCCGTTTGCAGGAGCTGCTGCAGGAAGGAGGGTGGAGCGGGGTAGTCGCCGCCGGTGGTGACGGTACGGTAAAAATGGTGGCCACCTGTTTATTAAATAAGGAGGTCCCGCTGGGCATTTTGCCGGCAGGATCGGCCAACGGCATGGCGCGCGACCTGTGTATTCCCGAGTCCTGGGAGGATGCCCTGGAGCTGGTGATGCAGGCGCATGTCCGTAAGATAGATGTGATACGCATCAATGGCCGGGATATTTCCATCCACCTGAGTGATATTGGGCTGAATGCTTTGCTGGTAAAGTATTTCCAGCGGTCGGGAGTAAGGGGTATGACCGGGTATGCCCGGATGGTGCTGAAGACTTTCTGGTACCGGCAGCGGTTTGCAGTGGAGATAGACAATGGAGCTGACCAATTGTCGCGGGAGGCGTTTATGATTGTGCTGGCCAATGCCGGCAAATACGGAACAGGAGCTTGTATCAACCCTGTCAGCGACCTGAGTGACGGTATTTTTGAGGTGGTGCTGATAAAAGAGCTTTCCCTGCTGGAAACGCTGAAGATGTTGTTTATCCGCCGCCCTTTTAACCCGCATAAGACGGAGATCATCCGGGCGCGGAAGGTACATATCTACACCCCCAAAAAGGCCGAATTTCAGATCGACGGGGAGTATATGGGCAAGGTAAATGAAGTGGTGGCAGAAGTAATGCCCCGCGCCCTGGCGGTATTTGTGCCGGCGCAGCGGTCAGAGGGTTAGTTCGTCGCGGCTGAGGGCATGAAACAGGTTTTGCAGTTGATGGACATGCACCAGCGGGCGCCCGTAGGGGACAAATCCGGCCGGTGATTCGGTGACCGGCTGGAAACAGCCTTTTTCATAGCGGATATGCAGGCTGTTAAGCCGGTTGTACTTCAGGGAGTAGATATTTTCATCTTCTCCTTCTTCAGGTACGCCCCTGATAAAGTCAAATCTGACCAGTTGATAGAGGTCAAGGAGGACGGGATTGGCTTTTTCACAGGGAATTTTGCTCCGGGGAAGCCCGGAGTTATAGATGTAGCCATCCAGGATACCTTCCACTACGAAGACTGATTCTTCCATGTTGTAGTCAAAATAAGACACATAATTGCCAATCCTGATATCTGCTTCGTCGATCATTTGGGTCACAATTTACGCCAGGTAAAGCAATAACAGGGCAACCAGTGCAGGCAATGCCTGTACCAGGAAGATCTTTTTCTCGGCTGTCAGTGCACCGTAGGTACCGGCTACCGCCACGCAGCCGAGAAAAAAGACCGCTGTGTGCCGTGCCCATTCCGCGTCTGAAATGAGCAATGACCAAAACAATCCTGCCGCCAGAAAGCCGTTGTATAGCCCCTGGTTGGCAGCAAGTGGTTTGGTGGCAGGGAATAGTGCTTTGGGGAATTTCTGAAAAATCTTAGGCCCTTTGGTGGTCCAGGCAAACATTTCGAACCACATAATGTAGAGGTGTTCCAGCATGACGAATGCGATCAGGAACTTGGCCAGTACTAGCATAACCTTGAATTTGATGGATATGCTAAATATAAGAAGAATTATGACGAATTGCGGATGACGAAAGCGAATTTTGAGCTGAGAATCTCATTCACCTTCCGCCATCCCCCAATTCCTTAGAAGTTATTTTCTTCAGTGGTCGCATTATTCTTCTTTTTACCGCGGTTGGTGCCACCTTTTCTGCCTATTGCCGCCATGTGTTCGCGGTTGCGGCTAACAGCCTCGCCACCTTTTTTACCGGCCGCGCGGGCTTCTTCGGAGGTGAATTTGTGGGCAACGCCCTGCTGATGGGCAGCCCTGCCGCCTTCCCTCGAAATAGCACGTTGTTGTTCAGGGTCCATGGATGCAAAGCCCCGTTTACTGTGTTTGGGTTTGTCTGTAGGACTCTTCTCGTGGTTCTCGGCACTCGGTGCGAGTTGTTGATACCTGATGTGTTCCATAATCCTGGATTTTAATAGTTTAGTGAACAATATTGTGTAGAAGTCGATCAATATACATGCCACCGCCCGAATTGCCGTGTACAGGCGTTTTGTGCTTTGTCCCCACCTGTTGATGGGGCAATTCGTTCCACAATACATAGAATTTTTAACACAGTTCCAGCCCTGTTTCCCCATATTTCAGACCGATTTTGCCTGTTGTCAGCTGGCGTGTAATTTGTTTTTCTTACACCTGTTACTTCTTTTTTTAACCCATTTAAATCTTCAAATCATGGCAAAGTATTCCAGGAAGTCTCAGGAGAAAGTGGAAAAATCCATGCATGAGATGCACGAAGGCAAACTTAAAAGTGGCCGTAGCGGTAAAAAAGTAACGAACCCCAAACAAGCCATCGCCATCGGATTGTCTGAAGCCAGGAAAGAAGGGGCGAAAGTCCCCAAAAAAGCGGCGGCTAAAAAATCATCTTCCAAAAAAACAACCGCTAAAAAATCAGCGCCGAAAAAAGCAGCCGCCAAAAAATCAACAGCGAAAAAAACGACGGCAAAACGCGCTACGGCTAAGAAGTCAACTGCCAAAAAGACAACTGCCAAAAGAGCAACCGCGGCAAAAAAGACGACGCAACGTAAAACATCTGTTAAAAAATCTACCGCTAAAAAAGGCGCTGCCGCCCGTAAGAAAACTACCAGACGCCGCGCCATGGCTACTGCCTGATACTGGCCGTTTTATCCTTCCATTTATATATAAAAAAAGACCGGTAACCACGTGTCACCGGTCTTTTTTATGTGGCACAGGCCTTGCAGTTTTAATAATGGATCAAAACCAGTTTGTATGGAAAAGCATAGTATAACGGTGATGATTAAAGGAAAACCATACGGCCTGACCATTAGCATCAACAGGGTCGCTTATGAAACGATTTATGAAGTGGTCCCCGATGTCCGCGAACATGTGCTGGACGATTTTCAACCCCATTCCCAAACCTTTATGATCGATCATACAGATACCCCTGAAGGAAATCTGCGTATTGTGGAAAGTGAACAAATTGCCCGCATCATCTGGACAGAAATACTCAATAAAATGGAAGATCTGTAAGCCTCCTCCCGTGAGCCCCTTTTTTTAGCCGCACGCCTTTTGTACTTTTGCGGAAAAGCGTGTGGGATAACTATGATGATGGTAACCGATAAAACCTATAAAAACACTAACCGCCGGGAGCGGATCATATTTGTTGTTAAACTGCTGATATACTCCGGCATCGTATACTTTAACCTCGAACATCCGGCATTTTATGACAACTTCCCCTGGTTGTTTAAAATCACCAACGCCCTGTCTTTTTTCCTGGGCGCCAATATTCTCATTTCCGTTGCCTGGCTCGTGATACTCTCCTGGTATACCCGCCGCCACCGTACAAAACCACTGGAGAAAGATAACTTCATATTGGGGATTAACCGCATCACTTCTGTGTTAAATACCCTCTTTTTCCTGCTGGCAATCCCCATCTTTTTCGGGAAAGACCTGATGCAGCTCATTACCAGCATCACCATCGTGGCGGCTGCCATCGCCCTGTTGACCAAAGATTATATCTCCAATATGATCAACGGGTTGATCGTCATGTTTTCCGATCAGCTCTCCCTGGGCGACCAGGTAAGGATAGGAGAGTTCAGGGGCAAAATCATGGATATCACCCTGATCAATCTTGTACTGCAGAACGATGACGACGATATCGTCATCATTCCTAACTCTGTGGTGTTTACCAGTATTATTGTCAACCAGTCCAAACAGAACATCAAAAAACTGACGCTTGAGTTTGAACTGGACCATAAACACAAGTTCACCGTGGAAGAGCTGGATGCGCGCCTGCGCAGGTCAATAGAGGCTTACCAGCGCTACTACCGCGAAGAGAGTTTCTCGCTCAAAACCCTCGAAATCAAAAAGGACTTTGTGCAGTTTAAACTGCAGCTGCTGGTGCCGCATCCCGACAAAGAAAAAGAGCGCCTCATCAAACGGGCGCTCAATACGGAAATCATCGCTATTGCAGAAGGCGGTAAAAGTTAAACCAACACGGAAGCAGCAGTCATCTCCGCCAGCAATGCGTCTACCTGGGAGGTCTCCACATTCGGCATACAGATAATATGCGACCATCCGTTTTCGGAGGCCAGCTGCCACTTCCGGCGGATATTTCCGGGCGGCTCCGGAAATACCACCGTGATGGAATCGGGGTTGCGCCAGGCATTGATACCGTTTTCCCTGAAACGGTCAACTGCATATGCGGCTACGGACAGGCTGTGCCGGGCCCTTTGCTCAAGGCCGGCAAGGCCGAGGCTTTTCAGCGCGTACCATAAAAACAACGGACTGTGGCCGTTTCTTGAACCGGTGATGGTGGTGTCCATACTGCCGATATAGGCGACAGAACGGGCAATCCTGTCACGGTAAGATTTTTTGGCTACCACTACGCCACAGGGGATAGGCGAACCTATAAACTTATGTCCGCTGATAGCGATGCTGTCTGCCCCGTCAGCGAAATCGAAAGCGGGCCTTGGGTCTAAAAAGGCGCAATAGCTGCCCGACAGTGCGCCGTCGGCATGTATATAATGATGCCGGATAGCCAGCCGCTTCAGGATGTCTTTGATACGTCGTATGTCGTCCCGCGCTTCGGTCATGGTAGTACCGATGTTGGCCAGCATGATCACGGGCATATGCCTGTTCATTCCCATCGTCTGCTCCAGGTCATCATAATCAATTTCCCCGTTGGGCAACGTTCTTATCATTATGCTGGGCATGTTCAGCAGGTGCAGGTTCTTCTGTACGCTGTAATGGGTGGCCTCGGAATAATAGACCATTGCCTTGGGGTACAGCTCCCGTGCGAGGTACAGCCCGTAGAGGTTGCCCTCCGAGCCGCCGTTGGTCACGTACCCCCACCAGTCGTTGGCCGGGGCACGGAACAGCCGGGCAAAAAACTCCACCACATATTTTTCCATCTCCCGGGAACCAACGGTGTAGGTGGAATCCACAAAAGGATCCCCCAGATTGTTAAGCGGATATTGTAAAAAAGGGAAAAGCGGACTGTAGTCAAAATCTTTGGATACCGGGTATCCCAGGAAATGCCGGGTGTGGTCGTCTACTTCGGTCAGCAAACGCTCCAGCATGGCCGCATCGGCGGCAGGTAACGGGTGATCTTTCATAATCGGCAATTACAGGTGTATGATGCTGCGAAGCTATGGAAATGCAATTGAATTGAACCGTAAATACTGTAAAGCCAGAAAATATATACTATTTTAGACTTGTTTATAGTTTAATTGAACTGAAAACGGTCGCCAGCGCCCGCTTTTTCAGATAAAATTGTCTGCCATGGATACACTCGATAAAACAGACCGCCGCATCCTGGAAGTACTCCAGGAAAACGCCCGTCTCAATACCAAGGAAATTGCGCACCGTATAGGCCTGAGCGTTACTCCAACCTACGAGCGGCTGAAGAAGATAGAGAAAATGGGCGTCATCAGGAATTATGTCACCCTGCTGCACCCGGAGAAAATCGGCAAAACGCTGGTGGCATTCTGTAGCGTTACACTGCAGCTGCATTCGCAGCCGCTGCTGAAAAAATTCGAGGTGGCCATCAGCAGGATGGAAGAGGTGATGGAATGTTACCACGTGGCGGGCACATTCGATTATATGCTGAAAGTAGTGGTGGACGATATGCGCAGCTACCAGCAGTTTCTGACCAACAAACTGGCGGCCATCGAAAACATTGCGCAGGTGCACAGTTCCTTCGTTATGACGGAGATCAAGCACACAACGGCTTTCGGACTGGTGTAATTACCGCCGCAGCACGCTCATGCCGCTGACAGGGTTGTCCTGCAATACGACCGTATAGCCGCGGGCGTTAACATCCTGCTCGTCGGAAAGGGGAACGGTAAAACTAAAGCAGCTGCCTTCTCCGGGGGTGCTTTCGAACCAGATGTGGCCATGGTTGCGCTCTACAAAGTCCTTGGACAGGTGCAGCCCAAGCCCGCAGCCCTTTTCGTTCCGGGTGCCGGTGGTGGAATAATAGATGTTGGAGAAAATACGATGCTGGTCTTCTGTGGGGATGCCGGTGCCGTTGTCTTTTACGGACACCCGCGCTTCTCCCTTTTCCAGCTGCGCCAGGAGTACAATTTCCCCGCCGCCGGGCGTAAATTTGATGGCGTTGTTGATCAGGTTGCGCAATACCAGCCGGATCATGTCGGGATCGGCATATACCAGGATAGCGCTTTTCAGTTCATGGGAGAGCTTCACATCCTTCTGCCGGGCCATGGTCTGCAACAGCTCAAACTCCTGGTTGAGCAGCAGCGTGAGATCAAAATCATCTGCTTTGACACTGATGCCCTTCATCTGGTTGCTGGCCCACTGCAGCATGTTGTCCATCATATAGGCGGTGTTTTTCACATCGCGCCACAGTTCATCGGTATAGAAGCTGAACTGCCGGGCGTCTATCTTATCATCTTTCAGCAAAAACAGCAGCCCTTCGAGGATGGCCAGCGGCGACCGCAGGTCATGGGATATCACGGAGAATATTTTATCTTTTACCTGGTTGAGATTTTCCAGGGTGGCGTTCTGTTCAAGGATGATGCGGTTTTGCAGGGATACTTCCTGGTTTTTGGCGTTCAGCTGCTGGTACAGCTCCTGCTGATGTTTGTACAGCCGGTACACCATGGCGGTGATCAGCAGCAGGGCTAGGAAGAGGGCGGCGCCGGACAATACCAGTACCCGCTGTTGCTGGATGGTGGCCAGAT encodes:
- a CDS encoding DUF6496 domain-containing protein is translated as MAKYSRKSQEKVEKSMHEMHEGKLKSGRSGKKVTNPKQAIAIGLSEARKEGAKVPKKAAAKKSSSKKTTAKKSAPKKAAAKKSTAKKTTAKRATAKKSTAKKTTAKRATAAKKTTQRKTSVKKSTAKKGAAARKKTTRRRAMATA
- a CDS encoding ABC transporter ATP-binding protein, producing the protein MKQPSGKEKKPSGIFGLLRPYKGLITLLVLFALMGNSLNLWLPKIIGQGIDDFSHGHFVYEPLIVKFGLAALLIFIFTYLQNIIQTYASEKVAKNLREQLAEKISRQSYAWMEQSNPSRLLTNLTADVDSIKLFVSQAIVSLVSSVFIIIGASILLLTIDWKLALVVIAAIPIMGTAFFFVLKKVRTLFMKSREIMDRLNKVINESILGAALINVVNAQQREYEKFLDANGKALDFGLSILKLFAGLIPVIVFTANMTGLAILALGGRFVIDGSMTIGDFAAFNSYLTLLIFPILVIGFMSNVIAQATASYQRISGVLHSPDMLETGTLVKNLEGDITCEHVSLSYGEKPVLKDISFSVKAGSKTAIIGPTAAGKTQLLYLLMRLIKPDEGAIRIDGEDIAAYESESFHQQVGFVFQDSVVFNMSVRENIAFSDVVTDASLEKAITTAEVKEFTDQLPEKLSTTVSERGTSLSGGQKQRLMLARALALNPKILLLDDFTARVDTRTERKILANVHRNYPDLTLVSVTQKIGAVTHYDQIILLMQGEMIAAGTHEELMEKSPDYVQIFNSQQSTSNYELQS
- a CDS encoding histidine decarboxylase — its product is MKDHPLPAADAAMLERLLTEVDDHTRHFLGYPVSKDFDYSPLFPFLQYPLNNLGDPFVDSTYTVGSREMEKYVVEFFARLFRAPANDWWGYVTNGGSEGNLYGLYLARELYPKAMVYYSEATHYSVQKNLHLLNMPSIMIRTLPNGEIDYDDLEQTMGMNRHMPVIMLANIGTTMTEARDDIRRIKDILKRLAIRHHYIHADGALSGSYCAFLDPRPAFDFADGADSIAISGHKFIGSPIPCGVVVAKKSYRDRIARSVAYIGSMDTTITGSRNGHSPLFLWYALKSLGLAGLEQRARHSLSVAAYAVDRFRENGINAWRNPDSITVVFPEPPGNIRRKWQLASENGWSHIICMPNVETSQVDALLAEMTAASVLV
- a CDS encoding diacylglycerol/lipid kinase family protein, producing MDKKLRLLFVINPASGAARKVAPQEAVQRFLARHPDVNGELLLLTGDFAGNEARLQELLQEGGWSGVVAAGGDGTVKMVATCLLNKEVPLGILPAGSANGMARDLCIPESWEDALELVMQAHVRKIDVIRINGRDISIHLSDIGLNALLVKYFQRSGVRGMTGYARMVLKTFWYRQRFAVEIDNGADQLSREAFMIVLANAGKYGTGACINPVSDLSDGIFEVVLIKELSLLETLKMLFIRRPFNPHKTEIIRARKVHIYTPKKAEFQIDGEYMGKVNEVVAEVMPRALAVFVPAQRSEG
- a CDS encoding KGG domain-containing protein, translated to MEHIRYQQLAPSAENHEKSPTDKPKHSKRGFASMDPEQQRAISREGGRAAHQQGVAHKFTSEEARAAGKKGGEAVSRNREHMAAIGRKGGTNRGKKKNNATTEENNF
- a CDS encoding App1 family protein, with product MHPSGKRKYDAAKESRSRRWWARIGINTGTVVKVYHGYGHTGELQVFGHVLVRSPVPEVRFRYRLPGNIWSMLRRFLVQPKPLAPVQLQWQGQTIHTKTTDDGFFHFQWKPQYPSPAGWHPVTVTHIQNDNTMAEGNGVIYIPHHTQFGCISDIDDTFLISHSERLLKKLVVMLTNNPRNRKPFEGAVHHYQLLSHGHTPPAIPNPFFYVSSSEWNLYDYIREFADEWQLPQGVYLLSQLKRFSQLLKTGGGKHHTKFTRIARILESYPHMPFVLLGDDTQQDPYIYEAIARHFPQRIISVYLRHLSDEKKPAVLAVVRKLEALGIACCYFRHSEEAIAHSRRLGLIARLPASS
- a CDS encoding Lrp/AsnC family transcriptional regulator — encoded protein: MDTLDKTDRRILEVLQENARLNTKEIAHRIGLSVTPTYERLKKIEKMGVIRNYVTLLHPEKIGKTLVAFCSVTLQLHSQPLLKKFEVAISRMEEVMECYHVAGTFDYMLKVVVDDMRSYQQFLTNKLAAIENIAQVHSSFVMTEIKHTTAFGLV
- a CDS encoding ABC transporter ATP-binding protein; protein product: MNYNLNKPATAKGVSNYVAFKGLLRLISHEKSRLAVALLATIGTSGLNLLGPLLTAYAIDTYVMHKQYHGVLVYSGILLAVYLASFGINYLQTKLMGTVGQRTLYTLRNAVFHKLQQLPVAFFNQNKAGDLISRVNNDTDKLNQFFSQSLMQFVGSIISMTGAGIFLFSLNVKLGAVALIPALLSLIFTRLLSPWVKKKNAANLKTVGGLSAEIQESLSNFKVVVAFGRRDYFMQRFNEANQKNYTSATAMGIANNVFMPFYSLMASLAQLMILAYGVYLISTGSFTIGLLVSYIAYANYFYSPLRQLAALWANFQTAMAGWERISEILVLESNMGTIEAHARQEGAPLLEMKQVHFGYTEDREILHNINLRLEQGKTYALVGPTGGGKTTTASLIARLYDPVKGSVLLDGKDIRSYNAAERTRRIGFILQDPILFTGTVRENILYGNEEYENYTNEQLEEVLRAASLEKLLDLFEKGLETPVQSAGEGVSLGQKQLIAFMRAVLRKPDLLILDEATANIDTVTEKLLGEILDKLPVTTTRVIIAHRLNTIENADEIFFVNDGAVTSAGSFHQVVDQLMHGSKH
- a CDS encoding mechanosensitive ion channel family protein, which translates into the protein MMMVTDKTYKNTNRRERIIFVVKLLIYSGIVYFNLEHPAFYDNFPWLFKITNALSFFLGANILISVAWLVILSWYTRRHRTKPLEKDNFILGINRITSVLNTLFFLLAIPIFFGKDLMQLITSITIVAAAIALLTKDYISNMINGLIVMFSDQLSLGDQVRIGEFRGKIMDITLINLVLQNDDDDIVIIPNSVVFTSIIVNQSKQNIKKLTLEFELDHKHKFTVEELDARLRRSIEAYQRYYREESFSLKTLEIKKDFVQFKLQLLVPHPDKEKERLIKRALNTEIIAIAEGGKS
- a CDS encoding DUF1304 domain-containing protein, with the translated sequence MLVLAKFLIAFVMLEHLYIMWFEMFAWTTKGPKIFQKFPKALFPATKPLAANQGLYNGFLAAGLFWSLLISDAEWARHTAVFFLGCVAVAGTYGALTAEKKIFLVQALPALVALLLLYLA